The Candidatus Dadabacteria bacterium genome has a segment encoding these proteins:
- a CDS encoding HigA family addiction module antitoxin translates to MAKLKPIHPGEVLLEEFLKPMNISQYRLAKSISVSSRRINEIVHGTRSVSANTALRLSKYFGTSPEFWLNLQLRCDLETERDKVGRKINREVALHKTVA, encoded by the coding sequence ATGGCTAAACTAAAACCCATACATCCCGGAGAGGTTCTGCTTGAGGAGTTCCTAAAGCCGATGAATATAAGCCAGTATCGGCTTGCGAAAAGCATCTCTGTTTCATCGCGGCGTATCAACGAGATTGTTCACGGGACAAGAAGCGTTTCCGCAAACACGGCGCTTCGTCTTTCAAAATACTTCGGCACTTCGCCGGAGTTTTGGCTCAATCTCCAACTCCGTTGCGACCTTGAGACGGAACGGGATAAGGTTGGAAGGAAGATTAACAGGGAAGTTGCTTTGCATAAGACCGTTGCTTGA